A stretch of DNA from Pseudonocardia hierapolitana:
GTGCGGCCCGTCCGGTCCGGCGCCGCCCACGTGAGCTCCCGCGCCGCCGACACCCGGTGGGGCTCCCGGTTCGTCCGCGGCCCGCCCAGGCGCACGTCGAGCCGCCGCGGTTCGGCGTCGAGGGAGTCGAGGATCCACAGCTCGCCCGCGGACTCGTAGACCACCCGCTCCCCGTCGGTGCTCGCGTGCCGCACGTAGAACGCGGGCGCGCCCGGGCCGCCGTGGTCGGTGTGGCGGCGCAGTCCGGTGCCGTCGGCGCCGAGGGAGTACAGGTTGCCCCAGCCCTCGTGGTCCGAGAGGAAGGCGATCCGGGATCCCACGTGCATCGGAGAGCTGAGCTGCCCGTCGACGTCGGCGGCGAGCCGCTCGAACTCGCCGTCGCCGGAGCGGTCCCACCACAGCTTGCCCGCGGTGCCCCCGCGGTAGCGCTTCCACCAGGCCGGTTCCCGAACCATGAGCGTGCTGACGACGACCGTGGGCCCGCCCGCCGCCAGCGCGACGTCCGAGACCGGCCCGTACGGCAGCCGGCGCGGGGTGCCGCCCTCCGGTGGGATGGCGTACGCCCAGCTGCGCCGCGAGGACGCCTGCCCTGCGGCGCTCAGCGCGAGCACCTCACCGTCCGGCGTCCAGCCGAGCGACTCGGCCCGCGGGTCGCCCCAGTACGTCAGCCGCCGCACACCGCCCCCGTCGAGGTCGCTCCCGTAGACCTCGGGAGCCCCGTTCTTCCACGACGTCCAGGCCAACCGCGTGCCGTCCGGCGACAGCCGGGGGTGCGCGACCGGCACGTCGTCGGCCGTGAGCCGGTACGCCCGGCCGCCGGACAGCGGAGCGGTCCAGACGTCGTCCTCCGCGGTGAACACGAGCGTGTCGCCGCGGAGGTGGGGGAAGCGCAGGTAGCTCGGGGGCATGACGACGACCGTATCGAGGGGTGACCCGCGTACGGCATGTTCACCCTCGCGGCGGCAGGATGGCCGATATGCGGGGGTTGCGGCGGGGCATGGTGGCGGGCGTCGTGGCGGCGATCGGGGTGGCCGGCTGCGGGGCGTCGCAGCCGCCACCCGTCGACAGCGCCGCCGCACCGTCGACGACCGTTCCCGGCACCACCGCCCCGGCCCGCACCGGAACCCCCGAGCTGCAGGTCGAGCTCGTGGCGAGCGGGCTGTCGCACGTCTGGGACATCGGCTTCCTCCCCGACGGCCGGGCGCTCGTCACCGAACGCGGAGGGCGGATCGCCCTGCTGTCCGGCATCGCGCCGGGCGCGACCGTCCGGGAGGTGGCCGCCGACCTCAGCGACGTGCACGTCCGCGGCGAGGGCGGCCTGATGGGCATGGCGGTGCACCCCGACTTCGCGCAGTCCCGGCGCTTCACCACCTGTCAGACCCACATGCAGAACGGCAGCCCCACCGACGTCCGGCTCGTCACCTGGCAGCTGTCGGCCGACGGCACCTCCGCCAACCGGGTGGCGGACCCGCTGGTCGGCGGCCTGCCGATCAACCAGTCCGGCCGCCACTCCGGCTGCCGCCCGACGATCGCCCCGGACGGGGCGTTGCTCGTCGGCACCGGCGACACCGCCCGGGGCGCCATCGCGCAGGACCTGAACTCCCTCGGCGGCAAGGTGCTTCGCGTGGACCTCGCGACCGGCGGGCCCGCGCCCGGCAACCCGTTCGCGGACGCGCAGAACCCGGCGCAGCGACTGATCTGGACCTACGGGCACCGCAACGTGCAGGGCGTGGCCGTGCGGCCCGGCAGCGCCGACGTCTACGCCGCCGAGCACGGTCCCACCGAGGACGACGAGGTCAACCGGCTGCGGCCGGGCGGCAACTACGGCTGGGACCCGTCGCAGGGTGGCACCGTCGGCGGCTACGACGAGGACGTGCCGATGACCGACCTCGCGCGCTTCCCCGACGCCGTGCCCGCCGTGTGGAGCTCGGGCGACCCGGTCGAGGCGGTCTCCGGCGCCGCGTTCCTGTCCGGCGGGCAGTGGGGCGACCTGAACGGCGCGCTGGCCGTGGGGGCGTTGCGGGGCGAGAAGCTGCTGCTCATGACGCTCGGCCCGGACGGCGCCGTCGCCGGGGTGAGCAAGCCGGCACCCCTCGACGGCACGTTCGGGCGGCTGCGGGCGGTGCGCCTGGGGCCGGACGGGGCGCTGTACGTCTCGACGTCGAACGGGAGCAACGACGAGGTCCTGCGCGTCACCCCGATCTAGCCGCCCTCCCCCGCGTGTCGGCAAAGTGGCTTTGCTGACACCGCGCGAGCGCTACGGATCAGCTCCAGCCCTCCGAGCGCGTCACCGGGCGGTCCGGGGCGACGGGCGTGACGGGGCGCCCTTCGAACGCCGTGGAGAGCACGACGTAGGTGTTGATCTGGCCGTGCTCGCCGATCCGCTCGATCACGCCCTCGAGGTGGCTCAGCGACGTGGCGCGCACCTTGAGCATCGTGCAGTGCTCGCCGGACAGCTTGTGGATCTCCACCACCTCCGGGTAGGTCTCGGAGGTCGTGGTCTTGAGCAGGCAATGCCCCAGCGTGCACCGCAGCTGGATGAACGCGAGCAGCGGCTGCCCGGCGCGGGCGGGGTCGACGGTTGCGCGGTAGCCGGAGATCACTCCCGCCGCCTCCAGCCGCCG
This window harbors:
- a CDS encoding PQQ-dependent sugar dehydrogenase is translated as MRGLRRGMVAGVVAAIGVAGCGASQPPPVDSAAAPSTTVPGTTAPARTGTPELQVELVASGLSHVWDIGFLPDGRALVTERGGRIALLSGIAPGATVREVAADLSDVHVRGEGGLMGMAVHPDFAQSRRFTTCQTHMQNGSPTDVRLVTWQLSADGTSANRVADPLVGGLPINQSGRHSGCRPTIAPDGALLVGTGDTARGAIAQDLNSLGGKVLRVDLATGGPAPGNPFADAQNPAQRLIWTYGHRNVQGVAVRPGSADVYAAEHGPTEDDEVNRLRPGGNYGWDPSQGGTVGGYDEDVPMTDLARFPDAVPAVWSSGDPVEAVSGAAFLSGGQWGDLNGALAVGALRGEKLLLMTLGPDGAVAGVSKPAPLDGTFGRLRAVRLGPDGALYVSTSNGSNDEVLRVTPI
- a CDS encoding Lrp/AsnC family transcriptional regulator translates to MDTSRSFELDELDWRLLDALQADARLSYNALSKRVHLSPPAIAERVRRLEAAGVISGYRATVDPARAGQPLLAFIQLRCTLGHCLLKTTTSETYPEVVEIHKLSGEHCTMLKVRATSLSHLEGVIERIGEHGQINTYVVLSTAFEGRPVTPVAPDRPVTRSEGWS